A window of Polyodon spathula isolate WHYD16114869_AA unplaced genomic scaffold, ASM1765450v1 scaffolds_1773, whole genome shotgun sequence contains these coding sequences:
- the LOC121310171 gene encoding transcription factor HES-5-like produces the protein MAPTITAAMRYSQGHLAMTNKLRKPVVEKMRRDRINSSIEQLKTLLGKEFVKQQPDSKLEKADILEMTVCYLRQSASPRPATGNEGYSRCVQEIVRFLSRDEMKTETQRKLLNHFQAAQNSPVHQTPVKEATPVKSALWRPW, from the exons ATGGCACCTACAATCACTGCAGCTATGCGATACTCACAGGGACACCTGGCAATGACAAACAAG TTGAGAAAACCGGTGGTTGAAAAGATGCGCAGAGATCGTATCAACAGCAGCATCGAGCAGCTCAAGACGTTACTGGGAAAAGAATTCGTGAAGCAGCAGCCCGATTCCAAACTGGAGAAAGCGGACATCCTGGAAATGACCGTCTGCTACCTGAGACAGAGCGCCTCCCCCCGGCCAGCGACGGGAAATGAAGGCTACTCCAGGTGTGTGCAAGAAATCGTGCGCTTCCTTTCCCGGGATGAAATGAAGACAGAAACCCAGAGAAAACTACTGAACCATTTCCAAGCTGCGCAGAATTCTCCAGTGCATCAGACCCCCGTCAAAGAGGCGACCCCGGTGAAGAGTGCCCTCTGGCGGCCCTGGTAG